In one window of Pseudobacteriovorax antillogorgiicola DNA:
- a CDS encoding tetratricopeptide repeat protein, producing the protein MGIERVLLLDDNTSNTLFFEMLLKDMGMKEVVSSPTGDDALILADKKHVQFVICSWELAGMPGTIFIQKLRAKKRRKYIPCIIYSKRMEEQEVRLTQELGFKNILSMPFEKDKAIAMINEIIEHENNIDPKEVAIRKIEMYLQDGKPGEAFKMFNDDLFKPGPFRSPALVAAGEVFMALSKYDKAEKCADDVLERIPDNYRALQLKAKLHSRRGEHDQAINILKKLMNQSPKNLTTRVNLGAAYVAADRFDEAKQVFNDVLDIDPENQAAKDQMATVVFQEGDFGLAEQLIAETENGNELARIFNNIAISQVAEDSFDEAIQTYENAIRLLADKTRLYLLQYNLGLAYRKKGDLNKGLETLATSYFDNLEFEKAYVAIARIYKEMKKKGLTPDASIINEVKKKRATSKSA; encoded by the coding sequence ATGGGAATCGAACGCGTTCTTCTTTTAGATGACAACACTTCGAATACTCTGTTCTTTGAAATGTTACTCAAGGATATGGGAATGAAGGAAGTCGTGTCTTCACCGACTGGGGACGATGCGCTGATCCTAGCCGACAAGAAGCACGTTCAGTTTGTTATTTGTTCATGGGAACTAGCTGGGATGCCTGGGACCATATTTATCCAGAAGCTACGGGCCAAAAAAAGACGCAAGTATATTCCTTGCATCATCTACTCCAAACGTATGGAAGAACAGGAGGTTCGCCTGACTCAAGAGCTGGGCTTTAAAAATATCCTATCGATGCCTTTCGAAAAGGATAAGGCCATCGCCATGATCAATGAAATTATCGAACACGAAAACAATATTGACCCCAAAGAAGTTGCCATCCGAAAGATCGAAATGTATTTGCAGGATGGTAAGCCCGGCGAAGCGTTTAAGATGTTCAACGATGATCTCTTCAAGCCTGGTCCGTTTCGATCTCCAGCATTGGTTGCTGCTGGCGAAGTGTTCATGGCACTTTCCAAATACGACAAGGCTGAAAAGTGTGCCGATGATGTCTTGGAGCGTATCCCCGATAATTATCGGGCTCTCCAATTGAAGGCTAAACTGCACTCAAGGCGCGGTGAACATGATCAAGCTATTAACATACTTAAAAAGTTGATGAATCAATCCCCGAAAAACCTCACCACCCGCGTCAACCTCGGAGCAGCCTATGTCGCAGCTGATCGATTTGACGAGGCCAAGCAAGTATTTAACGACGTTTTAGACATTGACCCTGAAAATCAAGCTGCCAAAGACCAAATGGCCACGGTCGTTTTCCAAGAAGGTGACTTTGGCTTAGCAGAGCAGCTGATTGCCGAAACAGAAAATGGCAACGAACTCGCTAGAATTTTCAATAATATTGCTATTTCTCAAGTTGCCGAAGATAGTTTCGACGAAGCTATCCAAACCTATGAAAACGCTATCCGACTCCTTGCCGATAAGACACGCCTTTACCTGCTTCAATACAACTTGGGACTTGCCTACCGAAAGAAGGGCGACTTGAACAAAGGCTTGGAAACTCTCGCCACTAGCTATTTTGACAATCTTGAATTCGAAAAGGCCTATGTAGCAATTGCTCGGATCTATAAGGAAATGAAGAAAAAGGGCTTGACGCCAGACGCCTCGATTATTAATGAGGTCAAGAAGAAGCGAGCTACTTCTAAATCTGCCTAG
- a CDS encoding alpha/beta fold hydrolase gives MSFLKQGSSQIYYQTAGDSGPWVTLVNGHTRTHKDFKMMSKVLVNAGFRCLSFDNRGSGESTCELEFGFPELVSDVINLWDELDISESHLLGISMGGMICQKLASEHPQRISSLILVSTTAHAEWIKADSHWGTSFDEVMDKLETYFAPVFVEKNKLLVKSMAKQIWSGIETGSFSSGASKQKAAMKGIDLSSMLQDIKARTLILHGIEDQIIDPRAGSELDDGIPNSELKLIDGVGHLLLAEYSQSLYQDVLSFIQSKR, from the coding sequence ATGTCATTTCTAAAGCAGGGTTCATCCCAGATCTACTATCAAACTGCTGGCGACAGCGGTCCTTGGGTCACACTTGTCAACGGTCATACACGAACTCATAAAGATTTTAAGATGATGAGTAAAGTCCTCGTCAACGCTGGATTTCGTTGCCTATCATTTGACAATCGAGGTTCCGGCGAAAGCACCTGCGAGCTTGAGTTTGGATTTCCTGAATTGGTCTCAGATGTGATCAACCTTTGGGATGAACTAGATATATCAGAGTCTCACCTTCTTGGAATCTCAATGGGCGGCATGATCTGCCAGAAACTTGCCTCTGAGCACCCGCAACGCATTTCTAGCCTGATTCTAGTTTCAACGACCGCTCATGCTGAATGGATCAAAGCTGACAGTCACTGGGGAACATCCTTTGACGAAGTCATGGATAAACTGGAAACATATTTTGCGCCTGTTTTCGTCGAAAAGAACAAGCTCCTTGTGAAGTCTATGGCTAAGCAAATTTGGTCTGGAATTGAGACAGGAAGTTTTTCTAGTGGAGCTAGCAAGCAAAAAGCGGCTATGAAAGGCATTGACCTTAGCAGCATGTTGCAAGACATCAAAGCAAGAACGCTAATCCTTCACGGCATAGAAGATCAAATCATTGATCCTCGGGCCGGATCAGAACTTGATGATGGCATTCCTAACAGTGAATTGAAGCTAATTGATGGTGTGGGGCACTTACTTCTTGCAGAGTATAGCCAGAGCCTCTATCAAGATGTCCTTAGCTTTATCCAATCGAAGCGATAA
- a CDS encoding DUF2802 domain-containing protein produces the protein MVTLLLVMLVVLDLFLLGLIYFMNKQRFNPVELLKEVSNERKLLKEMRESIQVELQEKYRKAEEIYKKINSLAAEAEVEVKKSTELLSKEMADVLDEFGHRLSNSGEQITRQKTALGATLQRAAKERELLKKVVARGEKLSKFFDRKIPYEEVLEEIEDKKYLDARHLLSKGLTAGEVAQEVGLSESEVCLIASIG, from the coding sequence ATGGTCACGTTACTCTTGGTCATGCTCGTAGTCCTCGATCTATTCTTGCTTGGTCTCATTTATTTCATGAACAAGCAACGATTCAATCCTGTAGAGCTTCTAAAGGAAGTCAGCAACGAACGAAAGCTTCTCAAGGAAATGAGAGAAAGCATTCAAGTTGAACTTCAAGAAAAATATAGAAAAGCTGAAGAGATATACAAGAAAATCAACTCTCTCGCTGCAGAAGCAGAAGTTGAGGTTAAAAAGTCGACAGAGCTGCTTAGCAAAGAAATGGCAGATGTTCTAGACGAGTTTGGTCATCGTTTGTCAAACTCGGGCGAACAGATAACGCGTCAAAAAACAGCCCTTGGAGCAACCCTGCAGCGAGCTGCAAAAGAACGAGAGCTGTTAAAGAAAGTTGTCGCTAGGGGTGAAAAGCTTAGTAAATTTTTCGATCGCAAGATCCCTTACGAGGAAGTTTTAGAAGAAATTGAGGATAAGAAATACCTAGATGCTCGTCACCTGCTATCAAAAGGATTGACGGCAGGAGAGGTCGCTCAGGAAGTTGGTTTGTCAGAATCTGAAGTCTGTCTTATCGCTTCGATTGGATAA
- a CDS encoding PilZ domain-containing protein, with the protein MSQDPNETNFDVDLIRKYPRSNRRLSLNVARYGIRADCEESGQTVHISPYGIQFRSADQYTEGDLLKIHISLPNYWERKQRFVDYGRVDSPRDFKILVKVVSSEEIGKRGKKKMVVCRTVNMDQVDEQVLKSFLQEG; encoded by the coding sequence ATGAGTCAGGACCCCAATGAAACAAACTTTGATGTCGATTTAATTCGAAAGTATCCGCGCTCTAATCGAAGACTAAGCCTCAATGTCGCCAGATACGGAATCAGAGCAGACTGTGAAGAGTCCGGACAAACAGTACATATTAGCCCCTATGGAATTCAATTTCGTTCAGCAGATCAGTATACAGAAGGTGATTTGTTGAAGATTCATATTAGTCTTCCAAACTATTGGGAAAGAAAACAGAGATTTGTTGATTATGGGCGTGTCGATTCTCCTAGAGACTTCAAGATTCTTGTCAAGGTCGTGTCGTCTGAAGAGATTGGTAAACGAGGAAAGAAAAAGATGGTTGTCTGCCGCACCGTTAATATGGATCAGGTAGATGAGCAAGTACTTAAGTCGTTTCTACAGGAAGGCTAA
- a CDS encoding chemotaxis response regulator CheY, producing MASILKPDLKILVVDDFPTMRRIVKTLLKQNGFHNFVDAEDGEQAYKTLKEHGDFELIVSDWNMPNMTGLEFLKTVRADAKFKHVPFLMVTAEAEKENIIEAVKAGVSNYIVKPFTGQALKEKLEKIDAMLKKAN from the coding sequence ATGGCATCAATACTAAAACCAGATCTCAAGATTCTCGTCGTAGACGATTTTCCAACCATGCGACGCATTGTAAAGACATTGCTAAAACAAAATGGTTTCCACAATTTCGTTGATGCAGAGGATGGAGAGCAAGCCTACAAAACGCTTAAAGAACACGGAGATTTTGAGCTCATTGTCTCTGACTGGAACATGCCGAATATGACTGGCCTTGAGTTTTTGAAGACTGTAAGAGCTGATGCTAAGTTCAAGCATGTCCCGTTTCTTATGGTTACAGCAGAAGCTGAAAAAGAAAATATTATTGAAGCGGTGAAAGCGGGAGTTAGCAACTATATTGTGAAGCCGTTTACCGGACAAGCGCTCAAAGAAAAACTAGAAAAAATCGATGCCATGCTCAAAAAGGCAAATTAA
- a CDS encoding FliA/WhiG family RNA polymerase sigma factor, with product MKGLVKRYKQDTKGVDGKLRDQLIMDYAPLIRFVAQRIAARLPSNIDIDDLISAGVIGLMDAIEKYDPSRDNKFKTYAEFRIRGAILDELRSQDWVPRSVRDKAKKIEKTYAELEQKFGRAVSDQEISKALGVGLDEYYDMVAKVKAVTLLSIDELSGPNQQDKKSLLECLENVSSKNPFTQLKSKGVRELLIKNIEELPEKQKLVLSLYYYEDLNLKEIGKILEVTESRVSQLHTQAVEKLRSRLKPLLTD from the coding sequence ATGAAAGGACTAGTCAAGCGGTATAAACAAGATACCAAAGGCGTTGACGGAAAGCTTAGAGATCAACTGATAATGGATTATGCACCTCTCATTAGATTCGTAGCACAAAGAATTGCGGCTCGTCTACCATCGAATATCGATATAGACGATCTCATTAGCGCGGGAGTGATTGGTTTAATGGATGCGATCGAAAAATACGATCCGTCACGAGACAATAAGTTTAAGACATATGCTGAATTCAGAATTCGAGGTGCTATCCTCGACGAGTTGCGGTCTCAGGACTGGGTACCCCGATCGGTTCGCGATAAGGCCAAAAAAATCGAAAAAACATATGCTGAGCTTGAGCAGAAGTTCGGTAGAGCCGTTTCTGATCAAGAGATATCTAAGGCACTGGGAGTAGGCTTAGATGAGTACTACGACATGGTTGCCAAGGTTAAAGCAGTAACTCTTCTATCTATCGATGAACTCTCTGGGCCGAACCAGCAAGATAAGAAAAGTTTATTGGAATGTCTCGAGAACGTGAGTTCGAAGAACCCTTTTACTCAGCTAAAGAGTAAGGGTGTCAGGGAACTTCTAATAAAAAATATCGAGGAACTACCAGAAAAACAAAAACTTGTCCTCTCTTTGTATTATTACGAAGATCTAAACTTAAAAGAAATTGGTAAGATATTAGAGGTCACAGAGTCACGTGTCAGTCAGCTGCACACTCAGGCCGTAGAAAAGTTACGATCAAGACTTAAACCATTGCTTACCGACTAG
- a CDS encoding MinD/ParA family protein — translation MKRKSISVASGKGGVGKTITTVQLALSTRRQNRRVLILDGDLGMANVDVVLGLRPRYNINDVIDGKVGLQDIILQGPMGIHLIPSGSGFANLANLPLAQRVSILDQLDDISKHFDVILIDTGAGISETVIHLNSISDEVVVVTTPEPHAMTDAYAFIKVMAEKYQEKRINLLINQAVNQEHGLKIGRRITEVAKRFLDTDIVIIGVVPYDDLVPRTIMNQAAGSDLTAHTRSGQAWNEIALKLFETMRDVEKSHWEPLLFPNEVCSQRI, via the coding sequence ATGAAAAGGAAGTCCATCAGTGTCGCTAGTGGTAAGGGTGGGGTCGGAAAAACAATCACGACGGTGCAGCTGGCTCTGAGCACTAGAAGGCAGAATCGAAGGGTGCTTATTTTAGATGGTGACCTAGGTATGGCCAATGTGGATGTTGTCTTAGGATTAAGACCTAGGTACAATATAAATGATGTGATAGATGGTAAAGTCGGTCTTCAAGATATTATCCTTCAGGGCCCTATGGGTATCCATCTCATCCCTTCTGGATCGGGGTTCGCCAATCTAGCTAATCTGCCACTAGCGCAACGAGTGAGCATTCTAGATCAGCTAGACGATATTAGTAAGCACTTTGATGTGATCCTAATCGATACAGGTGCAGGAATTAGTGAAACAGTGATTCACCTCAATTCAATTTCTGATGAAGTTGTTGTAGTGACTACACCCGAACCACACGCGATGACTGATGCTTACGCATTCATCAAGGTAATGGCTGAGAAGTACCAAGAAAAAAGGATCAATTTATTGATCAATCAAGCAGTCAATCAAGAGCATGGATTAAAGATAGGTCGCAGAATTACCGAAGTTGCTAAGAGATTTCTCGATACAGATATAGTGATTATTGGAGTCGTTCCCTATGATGACTTGGTGCCGCGAACCATCATGAATCAAGCTGCTGGAAGTGATTTGACAGCCCATACACGGTCGGGACAGGCGTGGAACGAGATAGCTCTAAAGCTATTTGAAACCATGAGAGATGTAGAGAAAAGTCATTGGGAACCATTGTTGTTTCCAAATGAAGTCTGTAGCCAAAGAATCTAA
- the flhA gene encoding flagellar biosynthesis protein FlhA, which translates to MTLIKSPDVQFAFGVFGIIFTMILPLPPLLLDIFLTLSISVSFIVLLISIYVKEPLEFSTFPTVLLITTLLRLGLNVATTRSILLDAPTGKVSSVISSFGDFVVGGNYFVGFVIFAILVIINFIVITKGAGRVAEVGARFTLDAMPGKQMAIDAELNAGLIDKKEARKRRTKIEAQADFYGAMDGASKFVRGDAIAGIIITAINIVVGLAVGVVIYDMSFSKAAEVFTLLTVGDGLVSQIPALVISTAAGIVVTRTGVSDDRGISDEMHRQVFAHPKAIYICSTLLGIMAVVPGMPGLPFGILAVSAFFVARFAKKSLENQAIEEAKKKEKKADEGASESIEDLLHIDQLALEVGVGLIPLVDSAQDGEVLERIVSARKQFAQEFGIVVPMVMVRDNIQLKPGEYQVMLKGNVIGRGNLMVDYLLAMDPGDIIETIDGIPGREPAYGLDAIWIKQSQKEEATFRGYTVVNCATVIVTHLTKLIEEHGHELIGRQEVQNLIDGLRDEYPKVVEEVLSNDRLTLGDVVRVLQILLEEKVSIRDLLTIFETLADHGRNIKNPEVLSRYVRKALGRGIIKRYLDMDGKLTVVTLDRAVEDLLVSGLQHREDGSTSLQVDPEMAQRILNNIAQALEAFQTTGTQPIILCGSLIRWEIKQLVNRFIPGVVVMAFDEIPAGIETNAVGIVNM; encoded by the coding sequence ATGACGCTGATTAAGTCTCCCGATGTGCAGTTTGCTTTTGGAGTTTTTGGCATTATCTTCACCATGATATTGCCGTTACCACCCCTGTTACTCGATATATTCTTAACCCTATCGATATCAGTCTCATTCATAGTTCTCCTGATCTCAATATATGTCAAAGAACCCTTGGAGTTTTCAACATTTCCGACGGTTCTTCTGATCACAACATTGTTGCGATTAGGTCTCAATGTTGCCACTACAAGGAGTATTTTACTCGATGCTCCAACTGGTAAGGTTAGCTCTGTAATCAGTTCTTTCGGTGATTTTGTTGTGGGTGGAAACTACTTTGTTGGTTTTGTCATATTCGCGATTCTAGTCATAATCAACTTTATTGTTATCACCAAAGGTGCAGGGCGAGTGGCTGAAGTTGGTGCTCGCTTTACCTTGGATGCGATGCCAGGAAAGCAAATGGCGATCGATGCCGAGCTGAATGCAGGGCTCATCGACAAAAAAGAAGCTCGGAAAAGACGAACAAAAATAGAGGCTCAAGCAGACTTCTATGGTGCGATGGATGGTGCTTCGAAGTTCGTTCGAGGTGATGCAATTGCTGGTATCATCATCACAGCGATCAATATTGTTGTAGGTCTGGCAGTCGGTGTCGTGATCTATGATATGAGTTTCTCCAAGGCAGCGGAAGTTTTCACCTTGTTGACAGTTGGTGATGGTTTGGTGTCTCAGATACCAGCACTGGTCATTTCAACAGCTGCTGGTATTGTGGTAACTCGAACTGGGGTGAGCGATGATCGGGGTATTAGTGATGAAATGCATCGCCAGGTCTTTGCACATCCTAAAGCCATATACATCTGCAGTACCCTCTTGGGAATCATGGCAGTTGTTCCTGGAATGCCCGGTCTGCCATTCGGTATTCTTGCTGTTTCAGCATTTTTCGTAGCACGTTTTGCCAAGAAATCGCTCGAAAATCAAGCGATCGAAGAGGCCAAAAAGAAGGAAAAGAAAGCCGACGAGGGGGCATCAGAATCCATAGAAGATCTGCTGCATATCGATCAGCTAGCACTGGAGGTTGGTGTGGGATTGATTCCTTTAGTCGACTCCGCGCAAGATGGAGAAGTTTTGGAGAGGATCGTTTCTGCGCGAAAACAGTTCGCTCAAGAGTTTGGTATTGTAGTGCCGATGGTCATGGTCCGCGATAATATTCAACTGAAGCCTGGAGAATATCAAGTGATGTTGAAGGGTAACGTTATCGGACGCGGGAACCTCATGGTCGACTATCTTCTTGCTATGGATCCAGGCGACATAATTGAGACGATTGATGGTATACCGGGACGAGAGCCTGCCTATGGCCTAGACGCCATTTGGATCAAGCAAAGCCAGAAAGAGGAAGCTACCTTCCGAGGTTATACAGTTGTCAACTGCGCTACAGTTATCGTGACCCATTTAACAAAACTAATCGAAGAGCATGGCCACGAACTAATAGGGCGGCAAGAGGTCCAGAATCTTATCGATGGCTTGAGGGATGAGTACCCGAAGGTTGTGGAAGAAGTCTTGAGTAACGATCGATTGACTCTAGGCGATGTTGTGCGAGTTCTACAAATTTTACTGGAAGAGAAAGTTAGCATTCGTGATCTTCTAACTATTTTTGAGACATTAGCTGACCATGGTCGAAATATCAAGAACCCGGAGGTGCTCAGCCGGTATGTACGAAAGGCTTTAGGGCGTGGTATCATCAAGAGGTACCTAGATATGGATGGCAAGCTAACTGTGGTAACGCTTGATCGCGCAGTGGAAGACTTATTGGTTTCAGGTTTGCAACATCGAGAGGATGGTTCCACATCCTTGCAAGTTGATCCAGAGATGGCGCAAAGGATACTCAACAACATTGCTCAAGCTCTTGAAGCATTTCAAACAACAGGAACACAACCGATCATTCTATGTGGATCATTGATTCGATGGGAAATCAAGCAGTTGGTCAATCGCTTTATCCCTGGTGTGGTTGTGATGGCGTTCGATGAAATTCCGGCAGGTATAGAAACCAATGCTGTAGGTATTGTGAACATGTAA
- the flhB gene encoding flagellar biosynthesis protein FlhB encodes MAEQGENEDRTEEATPERREEFRKKGQIAVSREVTSVFVLASVVVAMSFYLERLIQDLSKYMIFSFERIHLVSLDEDTFRIHVSQIWAKTMAFIIPFFIVSAFVACFVTFSQTTLNFSWERLKPDFKRMNPWQGLVRMVSGQAVVELIKGVGKMGSVGIMSYLILYSEWTVVPGLMHYPISRAWIYWADITKLLFWSVSALLLLVAGFDYIYNFASIEKKLKMTKQEVKEEFKKREVDPHVKARMKRMQRDIAMAKAVQATPSATAVITNPTHFAVAIRYELGMKAPIVIAKGQDFTAQRMKEVARDHDIPIVENKPLARTLYKIVKVGQEIPESLYKAVSEVIRYVFLLKGRSLSRGS; translated from the coding sequence TTGGCTGAACAAGGCGAAAATGAAGACCGTACCGAAGAAGCGACCCCTGAGAGACGGGAAGAGTTTCGGAAGAAGGGACAGATTGCGGTATCGCGGGAAGTGACATCCGTATTCGTTCTGGCCTCAGTTGTCGTGGCTATGTCTTTTTATTTGGAGCGCTTGATACAGGATCTTTCTAAATACATGATATTCAGTTTCGAAAGAATTCACCTAGTTAGTCTAGACGAAGATACATTTAGAATTCACGTGAGCCAGATTTGGGCTAAAACAATGGCATTTATCATTCCTTTTTTCATAGTGAGTGCTTTTGTTGCCTGTTTCGTTACGTTTAGCCAAACGACCCTTAATTTTTCCTGGGAAAGGCTCAAGCCTGATTTTAAACGTATGAACCCTTGGCAGGGGCTAGTCCGTATGGTGAGTGGTCAGGCTGTTGTGGAACTTATCAAAGGGGTAGGAAAGATGGGGTCAGTAGGTATCATGTCGTATCTGATCCTCTACAGCGAATGGACAGTGGTTCCAGGCTTGATGCACTATCCAATTTCACGGGCTTGGATCTATTGGGCGGATATTACGAAACTACTCTTTTGGTCTGTTTCGGCTCTCCTGCTTCTGGTGGCGGGTTTCGATTACATCTACAACTTTGCCAGTATCGAGAAAAAATTGAAAATGACCAAGCAAGAGGTCAAAGAAGAATTTAAGAAGCGAGAGGTTGATCCGCACGTCAAAGCTAGAATGAAACGTATGCAGCGGGACATTGCGATGGCAAAAGCGGTTCAAGCAACTCCTTCAGCCACAGCCGTCATCACTAACCCAACCCATTTTGCTGTGGCGATTCGATATGAACTTGGAATGAAAGCGCCCATCGTTATAGCCAAGGGGCAGGATTTTACAGCTCAACGAATGAAAGAAGTCGCGAGAGATCATGATATACCGATTGTTGAGAATAAACCTTTAGCGCGGACACTCTATAAAATTGTCAAAGTAGGGCAAGAAATTCCGGAGAGTCTTTACAAGGCGGTTTCAGAAGTAATTCGATATGTTTTCCTTTTGAAGGGAAGAAGTTTGTCGAGAGGGAGTTAA
- the fliR gene encoding flagellar biosynthetic protein FliR — protein MFNIPYDDAVKGGLIFLRVSGIVFTLPIFGDEPTPVRVRILFSVAIAFLLYPVIMPEWYRGMPQDAWAFAVMSARELIIGLMLGFVARLVFDGIVMAASIVGYQMGFGTANLMIPDANIQMNSFTATHRILLMLIFLSLNLHHLYISAIADSFRLIPSGFASLDGGIGELMVQATASVFVISVQLSAPVLVALMFTMAALGLIARTVPQMNIFTMSFPTSFFIGLLIYIASLPYFPQLIKTFIAQSNNEIKAVLRGLAP, from the coding sequence ATGTTTAACATACCATATGACGATGCTGTGAAGGGAGGACTTATCTTCCTAAGAGTCAGTGGTATTGTTTTCACCTTGCCTATATTCGGTGATGAGCCCACTCCGGTACGAGTTCGAATACTTTTTTCAGTTGCCATAGCTTTTCTTTTGTATCCAGTCATCATGCCCGAGTGGTATCGAGGAATGCCTCAAGATGCTTGGGCATTTGCAGTGATGTCTGCTAGAGAACTGATTATTGGTTTAATGCTTGGCTTTGTCGCTAGGCTTGTTTTTGATGGGATTGTCATGGCAGCGAGTATCGTTGGCTATCAGATGGGTTTTGGTACCGCAAACCTAATGATCCCGGACGCCAATATTCAGATGAACTCGTTTACTGCAACTCATCGTATTCTACTTATGCTCATCTTTCTTAGTTTAAATCTTCATCACCTCTATATTTCGGCAATTGCTGATAGTTTTAGACTTATTCCATCAGGGTTTGCGAGCCTAGATGGGGGTATCGGAGAATTGATGGTGCAGGCGACGGCATCGGTCTTTGTTATTTCAGTTCAGCTATCTGCACCTGTTCTAGTGGCACTGATGTTTACCATGGCTGCTCTTGGGCTCATTGCCAGAACAGTTCCCCAGATGAATATCTTTACAATGAGTTTTCCGACTAGCTTCTTTATCGGTTTGCTGATCTATATTGCGTCGCTACCCTACTTTCCGCAACTTATTAAAACCTTTATCGCGCAGAGCAACAACGAAATTAAGGCGGTTCTGCGCGGACTTGCACCCTAG
- the fliQ gene encoding flagellar biosynthesis protein FliQ: MNDQMVIDLGWKTIWLAIQVAAPSLLATLLMGLAVSIFQAATQINEQTLSFIPKILAITVALVIFGPWTLSIMIEFTIGLIKAIPHLGSK, encoded by the coding sequence ATGAACGATCAAATGGTCATCGATCTTGGTTGGAAAACAATTTGGCTTGCTATCCAGGTTGCTGCCCCCTCTCTTCTAGCAACCTTACTTATGGGTTTGGCCGTTTCAATATTTCAGGCTGCGACTCAGATTAACGAACAGACCCTATCATTCATTCCTAAGATTCTCGCCATTACGGTTGCCTTGGTGATTTTTGGTCCATGGACTTTAAGTATTATGATTGAATTTACCATTGGTCTAATTAAGGCGATCCCTCATCTAGGAAGTAAGTGA
- the fliP gene encoding flagellar type III secretion system pore protein FliP (The bacterial flagellar biogenesis protein FliP forms a type III secretion system (T3SS)-type pore required for flagellar assembly.), which translates to MVRVIFHFLLVATAFVVFDVMSMDLMAQTKMPTIELNLYETEDPEAFVPALKIVSMLTILAVAPAILLMMTSFTRIVVVLSFIRQALGTQTMPPNQVIVGLSLFLTLFTMGPILDRINERALTPYLAKAITQEQAIEEVVQPLRRFMLAETREDDLGIFMNVAQQSKPTSVDQVPMRVLIPAFVISELKTAFQIGFLIYLPFLVIDMVVSSILMAMGMMMLPPTVVSMPFKLVLFVLVDGWSLIVDSLVRSFTVAI; encoded by the coding sequence ATGGTACGGGTGATCTTTCATTTTCTTCTAGTGGCTACAGCTTTTGTTGTATTTGATGTCATGAGTATGGATCTTATGGCACAAACGAAGATGCCTACAATAGAATTGAACCTTTACGAAACCGAGGACCCAGAGGCGTTTGTGCCAGCGCTCAAGATAGTCTCGATGTTGACTATTCTAGCCGTTGCACCTGCGATTCTCTTGATGATGACGTCGTTTACCCGAATCGTAGTTGTCCTGAGTTTCATCCGCCAGGCTCTTGGGACTCAAACTATGCCACCCAACCAAGTGATTGTTGGTTTGTCTCTATTCCTCACCTTGTTTACAATGGGGCCGATCCTTGATCGAATCAATGAACGGGCACTGACTCCTTACCTTGCCAAAGCTATCACCCAAGAGCAGGCTATCGAGGAAGTGGTGCAGCCTCTCAGGCGATTTATGCTTGCAGAAACCAGAGAAGATGACCTTGGAATTTTTATGAACGTGGCACAGCAGAGTAAGCCCACATCCGTGGATCAAGTGCCGATGCGTGTTCTCATTCCTGCATTCGTTATATCTGAACTAAAAACAGCGTTTCAAATTGGCTTTCTAATATATCTGCCCTTTTTGGTAATCGATATGGTGGTGTCATCGATCTTGATGGCAATGGGTATGATGATGTTGCCGCCAACGGTGGTATCAATGCCATTCAAACTTGTATTATTTGTTTTAGTTGATGGCTGGTCACTCATTGTGGATTCATTAGTGAGAAGTTTTACAGTAGCTATATAG